In the genome of Bradyrhizobium sp. CIAT3101, one region contains:
- a CDS encoding chemotaxis protein CheW, with translation MTKKTQSGEGAMVEYVTAMIGGQLFGLPISRVQDVFMPERVTRVPLSSREIAGVLNLRGRIVTVVDMRARLGLPKPEDGKTPMAVGVDLRGESYGLLIDQIGEVLRLSENGMEENPVNLDPRMAKLAGGVHRLDGQLMVVLDVDRVLELAPEMMAA, from the coding sequence ATGACCAAGAAGACCCAGTCCGGTGAAGGCGCCATGGTCGAGTACGTCACCGCGATGATCGGTGGCCAGCTGTTCGGCCTGCCGATCTCCCGCGTCCAGGACGTGTTCATGCCCGAGCGCGTCACCCGCGTTCCCTTGTCCTCGCGCGAGATCGCGGGCGTCTTGAACCTGCGCGGCCGCATCGTCACCGTGGTCGACATGCGCGCCCGCCTCGGCCTGCCCAAGCCCGAGGACGGCAAGACCCCAATGGCTGTCGGGGTCGACCTGCGCGGTGAATCCTATGGCCTCCTGATCGACCAGATCGGCGAGGTGCTGCGCCTGTCCGAGAACGGCATGGAAGAGAACCCGGTCAATCTCGACCCCCGCATGGCCAAGCTCGCCGGCGGCGTCCACCGTCTCGACGGCCAGCTCATGGTCGTCCTCGATGTCGATCGCGTCCTCGAGCTCGCGCCCGAGATGATGGCGGCCTGA
- a CDS encoding hybrid sensor histidine kinase/response regulator, translating into MDDLLREFLTETSESLDTVDNQLVKFEQEPNNAKILDNIFRLVHTIKGTCGFLGLPRLEALAHAGETLMSKFRDGMPVTGQAVTLILSSIDRIKEILAGLEATEAEPEGNDRDLIDKLEAMVEQGMAAMAAGAAAPVAEAPPLVPEAPVAAAPAPAKEMTTGTLIDQTLERPLRPGEVSLDDLERAFRETAIEAPAPVAKAEPVAEAPAPVAKEANKDAKVPREKAAKKSAADETGAEGDRVANQSIRVNVDTLEHLMTMVSELVLTRNQLLEISRRNEDTEFKVPLQRLSNVTAELQEGVMKTRMQPIGNAWQKLPRIVRDLSSELGKQIDLEMHGADTELDRQVLDLIKDPLTHMVRNSADHGLETPAERLASGKGEQGTIRLSAYHEGGHIIICIADNGRGLNTEKIKAKALSSGLVTEAELEKMSEAQIHKFIFAPGFSTAAAITSVSGRGVGMDVVRTNIDQIGGTIDIKSVAGEGSSVTIKIPLTLAIVSALIVEAAGDRFAIPQLSVVELVRARANSEHRIERIKDTAVLRLRNKLLPLIHLKKLLKIDDGAASDPENGFIVVTQVGSQTFGIVVDGVFHTEEIVVKPMSTKLRHIDMFSGNTILGDGAVIMIIDPNGIAKALGAAGSSAHDMADDNGAHHIGSGEQTTSLLVFRAGSSQPKAVPLGLVTRLEELPADKIEFSNGRYMVQYREQLMPLVAMDGVTIASQGAQPILVFADDGRSMGLVVDEIIDIVEERLNIEVGGSASGILGSAVIKGQATEVIDVGHFLPMAFSDWFTRKEMKPSMHSQSVLLVDDSAFFRNMLAPVLKAAGYRVRTAPTAQEGLAALRAQTFDVVLTDIEMPDMNGFEFAETIRSDSNLGAMPIIGLSALVSPAAIERGRQAGFHDYVAKFDRPGLIAALKEQTAGAAGASELNRAAA; encoded by the coding sequence ATGGATGATCTGTTGCGGGAGTTTCTGACGGAGACCAGCGAGAGCCTGGACACCGTCGACAATCAGCTGGTGAAGTTCGAGCAGGAGCCGAACAACGCCAAGATCCTCGATAACATCTTCCGCCTGGTCCATACCATCAAGGGTACGTGCGGCTTCCTCGGACTGCCGCGGCTCGAAGCGCTGGCACATGCCGGCGAGACGCTGATGAGCAAATTCCGCGACGGCATGCCGGTGACCGGACAGGCCGTGACGCTGATCCTGTCCTCGATCGATCGCATCAAGGAGATCCTCGCAGGCCTCGAGGCAACCGAAGCCGAGCCCGAGGGCAACGACCGCGATCTCATCGACAAGCTGGAAGCGATGGTCGAGCAGGGCATGGCCGCGATGGCCGCCGGCGCCGCTGCGCCTGTCGCTGAAGCCCCGCCGCTGGTGCCGGAGGCGCCCGTTGCGGCTGCGCCCGCTCCCGCAAAGGAGATGACCACGGGCACGCTGATCGACCAGACCCTGGAGCGTCCGCTGCGTCCCGGCGAAGTCTCGCTCGACGATCTCGAGCGTGCCTTCCGCGAGACCGCGATCGAAGCGCCCGCGCCTGTTGCAAAGGCCGAACCCGTTGCCGAGGCTCCGGCACCTGTTGCCAAGGAAGCTAACAAGGACGCCAAGGTGCCCCGGGAAAAAGCGGCCAAGAAGTCGGCCGCCGACGAGACGGGCGCCGAAGGCGACCGCGTCGCCAACCAGTCGATCCGCGTCAACGTGGATACGCTGGAGCACCTGATGACCATGGTCTCCGAGCTGGTGCTGACCCGCAACCAGCTCTTGGAGATCTCCCGCCGCAACGAGGACACCGAGTTCAAGGTGCCGTTGCAGCGCCTCTCCAACGTCACCGCCGAGCTGCAGGAAGGCGTCATGAAGACGCGCATGCAGCCGATCGGCAATGCCTGGCAGAAGCTGCCCCGCATCGTCCGCGATCTCTCGTCCGAACTCGGCAAGCAGATCGATCTGGAGATGCACGGCGCCGACACCGAGCTCGACCGCCAGGTGCTCGATTTGATCAAGGACCCGCTCACCCACATGGTGCGCAACTCCGCCGATCATGGCCTCGAGACCCCCGCCGAGCGCCTCGCCTCCGGCAAGGGCGAGCAGGGCACCATTCGTCTGTCCGCCTATCACGAGGGCGGCCACATCATCATCTGCATCGCCGACAACGGCCGCGGCCTCAACACCGAGAAGATCAAGGCCAAGGCGCTCTCCTCAGGTCTCGTCACCGAGGCTGAGCTGGAGAAGATGTCGGAAGCCCAGATCCACAAGTTCATCTTCGCGCCCGGCTTCTCGACCGCGGCCGCCATCACCTCGGTCTCCGGCCGTGGCGTCGGCATGGACGTGGTCCGCACCAATATCGACCAGATCGGCGGCACCATCGACATCAAGTCGGTCGCAGGCGAAGGCTCCTCCGTCACCATCAAGATCCCGCTGACCTTGGCGATCGTCTCCGCGCTGATCGTCGAGGCCGCCGGTGATCGCTTCGCAATCCCGCAGCTCTCGGTGGTCGAGCTGGTGCGTGCCCGCGCCAACTCGGAGCACCGCATCGAGCGCATCAAGGACACCGCGGTTCTGCGCCTGCGCAACAAGCTCTTGCCGCTGATCCATCTGAAGAAGCTGCTCAAGATCGACGACGGCGCGGCCAGCGATCCCGAGAACGGTTTTATCGTGGTGACGCAGGTCGGCAGCCAGACGTTTGGCATCGTCGTCGACGGCGTGTTCCACACCGAAGAAATCGTGGTCAAGCCGATGTCGACGAAGCTGCGTCACATCGACATGTTCTCCGGCAATACCATCCTGGGCGATGGCGCGGTCATCATGATCATCGACCCCAACGGCATTGCCAAGGCGCTCGGCGCCGCCGGCTCCTCGGCCCATGACATGGCCGACGACAATGGCGCGCACCACATCGGCTCGGGTGAGCAGACCACCTCGCTGCTGGTGTTCCGCGCCGGCTCCAGCCAGCCCAAGGCGGTCCCGCTCGGGCTCGTCACCCGCCTGGAAGAGCTCCCCGCCGACAAGATCGAGTTCAGTAACGGCCGCTACATGGTGCAGTACCGCGAGCAGCTGATGCCGCTGGTGGCCATGGACGGCGTCACCATCGCAAGCCAGGGCGCGCAGCCGATCCTGGTGTTCGCCGATGACGGCCGCTCCATGGGGCTCGTCGTCGACGAGATCATCGACATCGTCGAAGAGCGTCTCAACATCGAGGTCGGCGGCTCCGCTAGCGGCATCCTCGGCTCGGCCGTGATCAAGGGCCAGGCCACCGAGGTGATCGACGTCGGCCACTTCCTGCCGATGGCGTTCTCCGACTGGTTCACCCGCAAGGAGATGAAGCCGTCGATGCACTCGCAGTCGGTGCTGCTGGTCGACGACTCCGCATTCTTCCGCAACATGCTGGCGCCGGTGCTCAAAGCCGCCGGCTACCGCGTCCGCACCGCGCCGACCGCGCAGGAGGGCCTCGCCGCGCTCCGTGCCCAGACCTTCGACGTGGTGCTGACCGACATCGAGATGCCCGACATGAACGGGTTCGAGTTTGCCGAGACCATCCGCTCCGACAGCAATCTGGGCGCGATGCCGATCATCGGCCTCTCCGCCCTGGTGTCGCCGGCCGCGATCGAGCGCGGCCGTCAGGCCGGCTTCCACGACTATGTCGCCAAGTTCGACCGTCCCGGTCTGATCGCGGCGCTGAAGGAACAGACCGCGGGTGCCGCCGGCGCCTCCGAGCTGAACCGGGCAGCGGCGTAA